GGCCGGAGGTCACCGGCAAGGTCGGTGCCGTTGGCTTCTGCGCCGGCGGCAGCCTTGCCCTCTGGTCGGCCACCATCTCCGAGCGGATCGTCGCCACCGCCGGCTTCTATCCCGTGCTGCCCTGGGAGTCGATGCGCCCCGACTGGGTCGACTACGCCGGCAAGGCCGCGGTCATCCACTGCTCGGAAGAGGACGGCACCTCGGCCGACGAGGGCATCCAGACCGCCCGTCGGGCCATCGAGGAGGCCGGCGGCGACTGCCACCTCTACGACTACCCGGGCACCTCGCACGCCTTCTTCAACGACGACCGGCCGGAGGCGTTCGACCAGCGTGCCGCCGCCAGCGCCTGGGCCCGCACCCTCGAACTCTTCCGGGCCAAGCTTGGCTGAGTCGCGTACCCCCGAGCAGGTGGTCGCCCGCGCAGCGCGGGCGACCGACCTCGCTCGCCTCGACGCGGCGGTGAGCGACTGTTTCGCCTGCCCCCGGTTGGTCCGGTGGCGGGAGGAGGTCGCCCGCACCCGCCGGGCCGCATTCCGCGACCAGGAATACTGGGGCCGGCCGGTGCCCGGCTTCGGCACCGCTGACCCGCGGATCGCGATCCTCGGGCTGGCGCCCGCCGCGCACGGCGGCAACCGCACCGGCCGGATCTTCACCGGCGACCGGTCGGGTGACGTGCTCTTCGCCGCGCTGCACCGGGCCGGGCTGGCCAACCAACCGACCAGCGTCGCCGCCGACGACGGGCTCGCCCTGCGGGACCTGCGGATCTTCTCGGCCGTCCGGTGTGCGCCTCCGGACAACAAGCCGACCCCGGAGGAACGGGACACCTGCGCACCCTGGCTGCACCGCGAGGTCACGCTGATCCGGCCCACCCTGCGCGTCGTGGTCGCGCTGGGCGCATTCGCCTGGGCAGCGTGGTGGCCGGTCCTACGTCAGGTGTACGGGCAGCGCCCGCCCAGCCCGCGACCGGCGTTCGGTCATGGGGCACACTGGTCCGGCGCGGACGCTCCGGACGTGTTGGGCTGCTACCACGTCAGCCAACAGAACACCTTCACCGGGCGGCTGACACCAGAGATGCTGGACGACGTCTTCGGCCAGGCCAAACAGCTGGCCGAAGTGGACTGAGACGCGTGGGGCGGTGGCGATGACAGACGGAACACGCCCGCCCACACCGT
The nucleotide sequence above comes from Micromonospora luteifusca. Encoded proteins:
- a CDS encoding uracil-DNA glycosylase, translating into MVARAARATDLARLDAAVSDCFACPRLVRWREEVARTRRAAFRDQEYWGRPVPGFGTADPRIAILGLAPAAHGGNRTGRIFTGDRSGDVLFAALHRAGLANQPTSVAADDGLALRDLRIFSAVRCAPPDNKPTPEERDTCAPWLHREVTLIRPTLRVVVALGAFAWAAWWPVLRQVYGQRPPSPRPAFGHGAHWSGADAPDVLGCYHVSQQNTFTGRLTPEMLDDVFGQAKQLAEVD
- a CDS encoding dienelactone hydrolase family protein; translated protein: MGEMVSYRSNGGTSEGYLAIPASGMASPAVIVIQEWWGLVPHIRSVADRFAEAGFVALAPDFYHGETTSEPDEAQRLLMAMRMDDAAKDIAGAADYLAGRPEVTGKVGAVGFCAGGSLALWSATISERIVATAGFYPVLPWESMRPDWVDYAGKAAVIHCSEEDGTSADEGIQTARRAIEEAGGDCHLYDYPGTSHAFFNDDRPEAFDQRAAASAWARTLELFRAKLG